A DNA window from Coffea arabica cultivar ET-39 chromosome 6c, Coffea Arabica ET-39 HiFi, whole genome shotgun sequence contains the following coding sequences:
- the LOC113694062 gene encoding protein YIP4b: MSRNPDSDTIPLHSTSQSDIDEIENLINSQPYPSSVLPARPPSPPRASIPISSSPLPPPAPPLSSSSNSTKPIPVPPAAAKLPPLPPSSNTRSNGTSNVGGSSSIAAAGFGPAPNTLTEPVWDTVKRDLSRIVSNLKLVVFPNPYREDPGKALRDWDLWGPFFFIVFLGLTLSWSASVKKSEVFAVAFALLAAGAVILTLNVLLLGGHIIFFQSLSLLGYCLFPLDVGALICMLKDNVILKVVVVCVTLAWSSWAAYPFMSTAVNPRRKALALYPVFLMYVSVGFLIIAID; this comes from the exons ATGTCCCGCAATCCCGACAGCGACACCATTCCTCTTCACTCAACTTCTCAATCCGACATCGACGAGATCGAAAACCTCATCAATTCTCAGCCTTACCCTTCTTCCGTCCTCCCGGCTCGGCCCCCTTCTCCTCCACGCGCCTCCATCCCTATCTCCTCTTCCCCTCTGCCTCCCCCGGCCCCACCTCTCTCCTCTTCCTCCAATTCCACTAAGCCCATCCCCGTCCCTCCCGCTGCCGCCAAATTACCTCCATTGCCACCGTCTTCCAACACCCGCTCTAATGGGACCAGTAATGTTGGTGGCTCGTCCAGTATTGCGGCTGCTGGGTTTGGTCCCGCTCCCAATACTCTAACCGAGCCCGTTTGGGACACCGTGAAAAGGGATCTGTCCAGAATCGTTAGTAATTTGAAATTGGTGGTTTTTCCTAACCCCTATAGGGAGGATCCGGGCAAGGCCTTGAGGGATTGGGATCTGTGGGGGCCTTTTTTCTTCATTGTCTTCTTGGGGCTTACCCTGTCTTGGTCTGCATCTGTTAAGAAG TCTGAGGTTTTCGCTGTTGCATTTGCACTACTTGCTGCAGGAGCTGTGATTTTGACATTGAATGTATTGCTGCTG GGCGGTCACATAATCTTCTTCCAGAGCCTGAGCCTTCTGGGTTATTGTTTATTCCCTCTGGATGTTGGTGCCTTAATCTGCATGTTGAAGGACAATGTGATTTTGAAGGTGGTTGTGGTGTGTGTTACTTTAGCTTGGAGTTCATGGGCTGCTTATCCATTCATGAGCACAGCAGTTAATCCTAGGAGGAAAGCTCTAGCACTCTACCCTGTGTTCCTCATGTATGTATCTGTCGGTTTTCTGATCATTGCAATCGATTAA